Within the Armatimonadota bacterium genome, the region TGATACTTCTCGCAGAAGGTCGACCAACGGATGAACGTCTCCAGGAATGAGCGCGCCGTCCGGCACGTCTCGGGTCCATAGGCATACTCGCGGGAGGCCGGCGGCTTGGAGAACGGATAGACGCCTTTCCGCGCGTTCTCGCGGAGGAAAGTGACGGACTCCGGAAGCAGGTAGTACCTCGCCGTACCCGCTCCGGAAATGCCCTCGGCCGCCAACTGCCGCCCGAACTCGTCCGCCGTGCATCGGAAGGCCGCCGAGTCGATGCTCATGCCGAACATCCAGCAGGAGTACACGCCCATATAGTCGGGTATCGGCAGAGGTGTGACGCCCGGGATCCCGCCGATCAACTCGGTCAGCAGCCGGACCATCTTGTCCCGATGCTCGACCTGCGGCCGGATGATCTCCAACTGGGCGAGGGTGACGGCCGCCGTGCAGTTCGGCATGCGGTGGGCATATCCCCGCACCGTATGGATGCGCCCGTAGTCCGGAACCTGAACTCCACCGCGGCTCTGCCCGATGAGCCTCGCCCGATCCGCGAGGCCCTCGTCGTTCGTGATGATGCAGCCGCCGACGTCCGAGCCCATCGTCTTCTCTCCGTCGAACGAGAAGCCACTTGCGGTCGAGAGGTTGCCCGCGAGCCGCCCCTTATACTCGCCGAACACGGACTGGCATGCGTCCTCATAGACGATCAGCCCATGCCTCTTCGCCAAGTCGTTGATCGGGTCCATGTCGCAGATCAGGCCGGTCATGTGCACGACCAGGATCGCCCTTGTCCGATCGGTAATGCACCGCTCGACGGTGTCGGCGCTGATGTTGACCGTCCCCGGCTCGGTGTCGGCGAAGACCGGTATGTAGTTCTCAGAGAGGATGCCGAGGAGCGTGCCGTAGTCGGTGATCGGGCTTACGATGACCTCGTCGCCCGGCTCGAATCCGAAGGAAGCCGCGAGCACCGAGAGCGCAGGCGTGCATCCCGGAGTCGCGATGCAGTGCCTGACACCGTATGCCTCCGCGAAGGCCTCCTCAAAGCGGGTGATCATGTCGCAGGTCATGCCGCTCTCCACGAACTCCTGCAGATACTTCATGCAACTCGGGCTCATCGTGCGCGGGAACGGGTTCGGCAGCAGACCCTGAAGATCCGCCATCGCCGCCGCGCCGTATTTCGCTCGCTCGAACTCAGGCATGGATGCCTCCAAACGACATCGTTGACGGTTCACGGCAGACCGGCCCACGGTCAACTATGACTCGTCACGTTAGGAATTGGTATATCGGCACGTGGAACACCTCCCCGACGAGCGCCCACGTCGCCTGCGCGACGACGTCGCCGAGGATGATTCCGACGAAGAGCGGCACGCTCTTTCGATAGAGCCGGTTTCCGCCGTATCGAAGCACAAGGGTTTTCGCCAGCCACGCGATGAAGAACGGCACGATGAACGACTTCATGGTAAGCGTATTCGCCAGGATGTAGCCGATCGGGCTCAGGCCGAGCGATCCGATCCTCCCCGTCAGTGTCAGAAAGGCGGTGATGCCGGCGCCGATCGCCATCGCCCATATCCCAGCCGGGTCTATCGGCTTCACGTTGGTCACGAGGCGATCGACCTTGCCGAACGCGATGTTTGCCTTCAAGATGGGATAGGGATTCGCGTCGGCCGTGGCCGCTCCGACATCGTAGAGCCTGGAGAGCGTGCTCCACCATCCGAGTGCGAGCGCGGTGAAGCTCCCGATGCCTACCCAGACGAGGACCGTGCGCCACGGAATCCCCGACTTCTCGGCGATATCCATGCCCTCCATCAGGTACGGAAGCGACTGGCCTCGGATGTCAACGTGCACGAGGTCGAAGAAGCCGGTCGAAGTCACCGCGCCTGCAGTCAGTCCGCCGGTGCCCGACATCGCCTGCACCGCGTCGTGAGGCGACCAGAGCGGCGCGAAGGTCCACTGCCCTCCCGCCTCGGCCCGAGCGCGGGCGCCGGTCAATACGTAGGCCGCGTAGACCAGGATCACCGGCCCCGCCATGAACAGCGGGATCCCGGCGGCGTACATCATGACTGCGCACAGCGCCGTGCATGTCGCGGCGCCGATCCACAGCCGCCGAACGACATCCCTCTCAGCCGCCGACGTCGCGACTGAGGACCGGATGCGGTGCCGCGCCTTCCAGAGTATCAAGGCGGCAAACGCGATCCATGCGCCGGATGCCTGCTCTTCATAGTACGGGAATCTCGATGCCTGCGTCCCTGCCGGGTCGACCCCGAACACGGCGCTTATCACGCAGAACAGCCTGGCCAGCACCGCGAAGAACCAGCAACTGAAGCTGATGTTGCTCGGCACGAAATACGCCAGTCCCACGGCCATCGGGAAGAAACTGACGATCAGGTCGCGGATCGCGTTCCAGGGCGGGGAACTGAATAACATCGGCGCCGCATTGAACCCCTTCAACTGAAGCGCCGGCACCGACGGCACCCATTCGTGGATCGCGAGCAGGCTCTGCAGGATCGCCGGGACGGCAAACCCGATCCAGAATATCGGACGACGGAAGAGATCGTTGCTCGTGTCCATCATCTGGAGCGGGAGCATCGCAACGGGAAACGCCAGCCGCTCCTGGTTCACCCACACGCGCCTCAGCAGGCCCGCGAGACACAGCCATATCCCCGAGAGCAGAAGCAGATACGTGCTCCAGAAGGCAATCGGCACGGTCCATGCGCGCCACGGGATGCCCGTTCCGCCGAGGTAGAGGCCTCTTGCGGCGGCGGCATCCTGCAGGACCGGCAGTCTCTTCACGAACGGCAGGAACTTGAGCCACTGCGGTTGGGTCTCGGAGAAGTACTGCAGGTAGCCCATGCCCTCCGCGATGAACCGCAGGCCGCCGAATCCCACGATGGGAATCGTCGCCGTCAGGACGATATACCCGATCAGCAGCTCCCGGTCGTCGAACGGAAGCCACCGCCTGAGAACGCGCACTGCAAGCAGATAGAGCACGGTCGGCATCATCAGCGAGTAGCAGATCAGGTATATCCCCGCGACTATCTCGCTGTCGGCGACCCAGTAGATCAGGATCGCCTGAGTGATCAGGATTAGCAGGGCCACGCGAAGTCGGATGCCCGCGATCATCTGCGGGCCGCCAGTATCTTGACCCGCCCGTCTTCCAGCTGCACCACGATCTCCCCGTTCCCGTCGCCGTCCACGTCGGCGAGGAACGCTTCATCCACGCCGGCATCAAACGCAACCTTCCACATCACGACGCCTCTACCATTCTTCTCATCGAGCGCCACGAGCTTACCGTTCGGGAGCGCGACGAGGAAGTTGTCGCGGCCGTCGCCGTCCACGTCACCGGTCGAGGTGTTGATCGGGGCGGTCGCCGGGCATCGGAGGTCGAGCTTCCAGCGCGTCCGGCATGTGTCGACGTCCGCGCAGTGGAAGATCCCGTCCTTGTTCGCCATGCCTACATCCCAGCCGTCGCTTCTGATGCGGGCGACCGAGGATCCGCACCATTCAAACTCATATATGCTCGCATAATCCTGCCTGGCCAGACGCGCGCCGGTGTAGTCGAGCACCTCTAGGCAATCGAGTCCGGGTCCCAGCACGATCCGGCCGGCGTTCTGCGGGCCGAAAGGACCTATGATGGGAAGCGCGTATTTCGCCCCATCGCCTCTTCCCGGAATGGTGACGTTCCATCCGTGAGCGATCACCCGTCCATTGCCCGCTTCATCGTAGATGATGTGCTTCCCGTGGTTGTCGACGAAGACCTCTTCCCCGCCGTCGCCATCAATGTCGGCCGCCGCCGCGACTCGCGGGTAAGGGCCGTTCAGTTCGTCGGACCAGAGGAGGCCGCCCGATTCGTCGTAGGCCGCACACCCGATGTTGTGGACTCCGGGCCGCAGTCCGACGAAGAGACCCATCGCTGCGGTGCCGAACGGCATCAGTTCGGCTGTGCTGCGGGTGGAGTACGGCTTCTCCGTCGGCAGCGGCGTCTCGATCACGGCGACCGGTTCGGGGCCGCACTCACCGGGGGACGGCCTATAGACGGCCACTCGGTTGTCTTCCTCGCCGAAAGCGCACACGAGCCGCCTGCCGTCGGGGCCGATCCATATCGACGGCGAAGTACCTCGGACCGTCCACTCGTTCGTGAGCCGCCCGGACCTGGACAAATCCGGCTCTCCACCGATCACTCGGCCGTCGGAGAGCGACATGACGAGCTCGCGCCGTCCCTCCGCGACCGAAACGAGCGGCCATGTCGCCGACGGGCCTGCGGGCTTCTCCGGTCTGAGGTCAACGCGCTCGAGCGTTCCCTCGGAAAGAAGCACCTCACGGGCGGCCGGGCCGACCTTGAACGGCTCGAGCTGCGAACTGCCGCCGACGATGTGCCAGGTGTACTCGTTGCCGCTGCGGTTCACCACCAGCCCCTTGAGATAAAGGGGCGTATCCCGCCGAGCGTGAAACGCGGTGTCGTCGGGCAGCGCGCCGTCCATGAACACGAGCCCTGCGCCGCGAATCTCCCCGATGTCGCGGAGCGCCCTCCCGTCGACCGCCTGTATCGCCGCCGCAGGGGTCAAGAGGCGCTCCTTCTCCGCGCCGGTGATGATCTCGGGCCGCGCGTCGCCGTCGAGGTCGTAGCATCCCCAGAAGTAGCGGCCGAACAGGTCGGCGAGCCTCGTTCCGTCCATCGCGTTGAAGACGATCGTGTGCCAGCGGTTGTCGCCGTCGATGTTGAAGGCGCCGATAACCAGTTCCTTCCGACCGTCGCCGTTCACGTCCGCAAGAGAAGTAATGTTCGGCCGCAACTCCTTGTCACCCAGCGGCAGATCGTTTGCCACGAACTGCGACCATGCGAGGCTGAAGCTCTTCCCGCCGTTGTTCCTGAGTACCGAGATGTAGTGCTCGACCTGGCAGGAAACCATGACGGCATCACGGAAGCCGTCTCCGTCTATATCCGCCGCGTGGAGAAGGCCGTATGGCCGGCCCGAATGGTCGCCGCCCGCGACTTCGTACTGGAGATCGAACTTCACGTCGCCGGTGTTCATGTCGATGACGCCCATGTATCCCGGTTTGCCTGCGAGGACGATATCCTTTAGCCCATCGTTGTCCATGTCGGCGAACACGAAGTATGGCCCGTAGTTCTGCCAGTATCGGCCGGCGTAGTCCTCTGACCACAACAGTCTGGGAGTCGCTTCCGAGGACAAGATTTCGTAACAGCAGCCGAGCATCGAGTTCTGGGGAAAGATCACAAGGCGGGCGCCCGTCCCCTGATGGAGCAGGCCGTATCCACCGAGGTATGCACCCGGCGGGGTCTTCCACTTCCACAGAATCCTGCCCGAAGCCACCTCCATGAGCACAAGAGTATCCGTACCGACGGCCAGAAGCGCGACCGGCTTCCCACCGCTACCGAGGTCGAAGACCGCCGCGACCGAGGACACGCCGAGTGTAGGCCGGTTCCAGACCGCGGTGCCGTCCGCCCTCATGAGCCGGACTCCGCGGCGGACCTGGGCGAAGTAGAGACGCTTGCCCCGGACCGTGACCGGTCTCAGGTACGAACGCCCGACGGGAGGCGATCCATAGGACCAGATTTCTTTCGGGGCGGTTCTCATGTTGCCGGCGACATCCGCTCTCGCGGTGTTGCGGCAGTCCTTACGGGGGAGCAGCCAGGTCCCACTCGCCTGATCCCCTACGGACGGCAGGGAGAAGATGAACGTCAGGGAGAGTGCCAGAGGCACCAGGCAGACAGGGCGATGATCTCGAAGCACGACGGTACACTCCATCCGCAGGCTCTGGGGATGGTCACTTTATACCTCGGATACCGGCCGATGTCAAACGGCCCGTGCTCCCAAGCCGTGCGCGACCGACGCACCGCCCGGACTGCGCGAGGCGATGGACGCGCGGCTGGACTTCTCAACTCCGAAGTATCGGAAGTGCGACATGTCGGCAAGGAGTTCCCGGCTAACGGGAACAACGTGATGTGGTCGGTGCGGCGGCCGGATCGTCCGGCCCGGACCAACCAGGCAGCCCCGATGATCGCAGACTGGCGCAGGTGAGCCCCGACGCAGGAAACCGCCGCATGTATTTGCATGGTGAAGGAGCAAACGACGAACCTCGACTTCGTCGGAAG harbors:
- a CDS encoding aminotransferase class V-fold PLP-dependent enzyme → MPEFERAKYGAAAMADLQGLLPNPFPRTMSPSCMKYLQEFVESGMTCDMITRFEEAFAEAYGVRHCIATPGCTPALSVLAASFGFEPGDEVIVSPITDYGTLLGILSENYIPVFADTEPGTVNISADTVERCITDRTRAILVVHMTGLICDMDPINDLAKRHGLIVYEDACQSVFGEYKGRLAGNLSTASGFSFDGEKTMGSDVGGCIITNDEGLADRARLIGQSRGGVQVPDYGRIHTVRGYAHRMPNCTAAVTLAQLEIIRPQVEHRDKMVRLLTELIGGIPGVTPLPIPDYMGVYSCWMFGMSIDSAAFRCTADEFGRQLAAEGISGAGTARYYLLPESVTFLRENARKGVYPFSKPPASREYAYGPETCRTARSFLETFIRWSTFCEKYQPEHCEIAAEIVRRVADRNRI
- a CDS encoding VCBS repeat-containing protein; the protein is MLRDHRPVCLVPLALSLTFIFSLPSVGDQASGTWLLPRKDCRNTARADVAGNMRTAPKEIWSYGSPPVGRSYLRPVTVRGKRLYFAQVRRGVRLMRADGTAVWNRPTLGVSSVAAVFDLGSGGKPVALLAVGTDTLVLMEVASGRILWKWKTPPGAYLGGYGLLHQGTGARLVIFPQNSMLGCCYEILSSEATPRLLWSEDYAGRYWQNYGPYFVFADMDNDGLKDIVLAGKPGYMGVIDMNTGDVKFDLQYEVAGGDHSGRPYGLLHAADIDGDGFRDAVMVSCQVEHYISVLRNNGGKSFSLAWSQFVANDLPLGDKELRPNITSLADVNGDGRKELVIGAFNIDGDNRWHTIVFNAMDGTRLADLFGRYFWGCYDLDGDARPEIITGAEKERLLTPAAAIQAVDGRALRDIGEIRGAGLVFMDGALPDDTAFHARRDTPLYLKGLVVNRSGNEYTWHIVGGSSQLEPFKVGPAAREVLLSEGTLERVDLRPEKPAGPSATWPLVSVAEGRRELVMSLSDGRVIGGEPDLSRSGRLTNEWTVRGTSPSIWIGPDGRRLVCAFGEEDNRVAVYRPSPGECGPEPVAVIETPLPTEKPYSTRSTAELMPFGTAAMGLFVGLRPGVHNIGCAAYDESGGLLWSDELNGPYPRVAAAADIDGDGGEEVFVDNHGKHIIYDEAGNGRVIAHGWNVTIPGRGDGAKYALPIIGPFGPQNAGRIVLGPGLDCLEVLDYTGARLARQDYASIYEFEWCGSSVARIRSDGWDVGMANKDGIFHCADVDTCRTRWKLDLRCPATAPINTSTGDVDGDGRDNFLVALPNGKLVALDEKNGRGVVMWKVAFDAGVDEAFLADVDGDGNGEIVVQLEDGRVKILAARR